Proteins found in one Maridesulfovibrio sp. genomic segment:
- the hydG gene encoding [FeFe] hydrogenase H-cluster radical SAM maturase HydG, with protein sequence MNKNTTLGTDLESFIDEELIWSEMEKATNPEPALVRDIIVKAKERKGLTPFEAAVLLKNEDKELDNEIFEAAIEVKKGIYGNRLVLFAPLYVSNECANQCAYCGFNATNEDLERRTLSAEEIHKEVEVLENLGHKRLLLVYGEHPKYNADWIAQTVREVYSVTSRKSGEIRRVNINCAPLDVEGFRKLHDVGIGTYQCFHETYHQETYKKYHLAGRKTDYNWRLYAMHRAMEAGIDDVGMGALFGLFDPIFEVMGLLYHAKQLEKDCGVGPHTLSFPRIEPAQNSDLALNPPFQSSPHDFKKIVAVLRLAVPYTGLILSTRENKETRKELLEVGVSQISGGSRTYPGAYSDPEYDRPEVQQFCIGDNRSLDETIRSIVGDHGYVPSWCTACYRLGRTGEHFMELAKTGFIQKFCLPNGLLTFKEYLEDYASEETRKVGEELIRNEIENYADPERRKLLTDRLSRMEKGERDLYL encoded by the coding sequence ATGAATAAAAATACCACCCTCGGAACTGATCTTGAGTCATTTATTGATGAAGAGCTAATTTGGTCGGAAATGGAAAAAGCCACCAATCCGGAACCGGCCCTTGTCCGCGACATAATAGTAAAAGCCAAAGAGAGAAAAGGTCTAACTCCCTTTGAGGCAGCGGTTTTGCTGAAGAATGAGGACAAGGAGCTTGATAATGAAATTTTTGAAGCCGCCATTGAGGTAAAGAAAGGGATCTATGGTAACAGGCTGGTCCTTTTTGCACCTCTTTATGTCAGTAACGAATGTGCCAACCAGTGTGCATATTGCGGATTCAACGCTACTAATGAAGATCTTGAACGCCGTACCCTCAGTGCCGAAGAAATTCATAAAGAAGTCGAAGTCCTTGAAAATCTTGGCCATAAACGCCTCCTTCTGGTTTACGGTGAGCATCCCAAATATAATGCCGATTGGATTGCCCAGACAGTCAGAGAAGTCTACTCCGTAACTTCACGCAAGAGCGGCGAAATTCGCAGGGTCAATATCAACTGTGCCCCGCTGGATGTAGAAGGATTCAGGAAACTGCATGATGTGGGTATCGGTACCTACCAGTGTTTCCACGAAACCTACCATCAGGAAACATACAAGAAATATCATCTCGCAGGACGTAAAACAGATTACAACTGGCGTCTTTATGCCATGCACAGAGCTATGGAGGCCGGTATTGATGATGTGGGTATGGGTGCGCTTTTCGGTCTTTTTGACCCGATCTTCGAGGTTATGGGCCTTCTTTACCATGCCAAACAGCTGGAAAAGGATTGCGGGGTTGGTCCGCATACTCTTTCTTTTCCCCGCATTGAGCCTGCGCAGAATTCTGATCTGGCATTGAATCCTCCTTTCCAGTCTTCTCCTCATGATTTCAAGAAAATTGTAGCTGTTCTGCGTCTGGCAGTGCCGTATACCGGTCTCATACTGTCCACCAGAGAAAATAAAGAGACCCGTAAAGAATTGCTCGAAGTCGGTGTTTCTCAGATTTCAGGTGGATCACGCACTTATCCCGGTGCCTACAGCGATCCTGAATATGACCGCCCCGAGGTACAGCAGTTCTGTATCGGTGATAATCGTTCATTGGATGAAACCATTCGTTCCATCGTCGGTGATCATGGTTATGTGCCTTCATGGTGTACCGCCTGTTATCGTCTTGGACGTACCGGGGAGCATTTTATGGAATTGGCTAAAACCGGATTTATCCAGAAATTCTGCCTGCCCAACGGCTTGCTGACTTTTAAGGAATATCTTGAGGACTACGCTTCCGAAGAGACCAGGAAAGTCGGTGAAGAATTGATCAGGAATGAAATTGAAAACTACGCTGACCCTGAACGCCGTAAACTGCTGACTGATCGTCTTTCCCGTATGGAAAAAGGCGAGCGGGATCTGTACCTGTAA
- a CDS encoding iron hydrogenase small subunit: MKLSRRSFIKAAGAVAGYAVLGVNVAKEAVAEVMDFVARRQNSVYAADANKNIYKYRKSQDNPMIVKLYDPKTGFLHDGPCGHESHHLLHTHYYDRSSKIEALKDKGVNLNL; encoded by the coding sequence ATGAAATTAAGCAGACGCAGTTTCATCAAGGCCGCAGGTGCGGTGGCCGGGTATGCGGTTCTGGGCGTAAATGTCGCCAAAGAGGCAGTAGCGGAGGTCATGGACTTTGTTGCCCGCCGTCAGAACTCTGTTTATGCGGCTGATGCCAACAAGAATATCTACAAGTACAGAAAATCTCAGGATAACCCTATGATCGTAAAACTTTACGATCCTAAAACAGGTTTCCTGCATGATGGTCCTTGCGGACATGAATCCCACCATCTTCTGCATACTCATTATTATGATCGCAGCAGTAAGATTGAGGCCCTGAAAGACAAGGGTGTTAATCTGAATCTTTAG
- a CDS encoding [FeFe] hydrogenase, group A, which produces MEGVEYSLYAPPVGVDAGTIRFIRVDESKCEACGACEEHCASGAIQEINSDGIHQVVDPAACMNCGQCLTNCPYGAIYEGVSFVDELAAKLKDPDTIVVSMPAPAVRYGLGECFGAPTGTYVGGKMHAALRKLGFDYIWDNEFTADVTIMEEGTELLNRVKSQGSKDAMPLPQFTSCCPGWVKFAETFYPDLIPNLSTCKSPIGMLGPLAKTYGAKETKTDGKKIYTVSIMPCIAKKYEGVRSELDDAGFDRDIDATINTRELAYMIKSAGIDFNNLPDEDPDPVLGESTGAATIFGNSGGVMEAALRLAYEVLSGTKLANPDIKVVRTHEGINTADVEVPNFGTVKVAVASGLGNAAKLCDEVRAGKSPYHFIEIMTCPGGCVNGGGQPLDPEIRASLFRSTVAQINKRFRARKIKA; this is translated from the coding sequence ATGGAGGGGGTTGAGTATAGTCTTTACGCTCCTCCTGTCGGGGTAGATGCAGGCACTATCAGGTTTATCAGGGTTGATGAATCCAAGTGTGAAGCCTGCGGGGCTTGTGAAGAGCATTGCGCAAGCGGAGCTATTCAGGAAATTAACAGTGACGGGATTCATCAGGTTGTTGATCCCGCTGCCTGTATGAATTGCGGCCAGTGCCTTACCAACTGTCCTTATGGCGCAATCTACGAGGGAGTTTCTTTCGTGGATGAGCTTGCAGCTAAACTCAAGGATCCGGATACTATTGTTGTATCCATGCCTGCTCCGGCTGTTCGTTACGGTCTTGGTGAATGTTTCGGTGCTCCCACCGGCACATATGTCGGCGGTAAAATGCACGCTGCTTTGCGTAAGCTTGGATTCGATTACATCTGGGATAACGAATTCACTGCTGACGTAACCATCATGGAAGAAGGCACCGAGCTTCTGAACAGGGTCAAGAGTCAGGGAAGCAAGGACGCAATGCCCTTGCCGCAGTTCACTTCCTGCTGTCCGGGCTGGGTGAAGTTTGCCGAAACCTTTTATCCTGATCTTATTCCCAACCTCTCCACCTGCAAATCACCTATCGGTATGCTTGGTCCTTTGGCTAAGACATACGGCGCCAAGGAAACAAAGACAGACGGTAAAAAGATTTACACTGTTTCCATTATGCCCTGTATCGCCAAAAAGTACGAAGGTGTGCGCAGTGAGTTGGATGACGCAGGGTTTGATCGTGATATCGATGCGACCATAAACACCCGTGAACTGGCTTATATGATTAAGTCCGCAGGAATTGATTTCAATAACCTGCCTGACGAAGATCCTGATCCGGTCCTCGGTGAATCCACAGGCGCGGCTACCATTTTCGGTAACAGCGGCGGGGTAATGGAAGCGGCTTTAAGGCTCGCTTACGAAGTACTTTCCGGTACCAAGCTTGCCAACCCCGATATCAAAGTTGTACGTACCCATGAAGGCATCAACACTGCCGATGTTGAAGTTCCAAACTTTGGGACTGTAAAAGTGGCGGTTGCCAGCGGACTCGGCAATGCGGCCAAGCTGTGCGACGAAGTTCGCGCGGGAAAATCTCCTTATCATTTTATTGAGATTATGACCTGTCCCGGCGGTTGCGTTAACGGTGGCGGACAGCCGCTTGATCCTGAAATTAGGGCTTCCCTGTTCAGGTCAACCGTGGCCCAGATCAATAAGCGGTTCAGAGCCCGCAAAATCAAGGCATAA
- a CDS encoding ATP-binding protein: protein MLFFIGTIRKKIMFLVALATIPVLLALLLHEMEQRREDIRMAERDVRTFLHGFSEVQRTISSSTKAVLQTVAALPDIKHKDAEKSAIILKTLLKANPIFTNVFLLNIDGTVVAQGKGKDKGFNFSDRKQFKDALSSGKFAAGEFIIGRETKISAFPFGIPVFDDNGEANGAIIVGTNLNHYKDLFNNSGLETDAFFGMCDYQGRRLFRIPISKNMALGLPIKDKIFNAAHNTDAPGMVEAFTSDYITRIVAFEPIRLAPDTPPYMYMFLGFNKKFVVSEANEAMLKGAILGILSLCFALAVTWFLGYTTIVSRIKKLTQATTLFGHGDKNVSSGVDYSDGEIGQLGQAFDNMAELLHKRETEVRALQNYLSNIVDSMPSNIIGVTAEGVITQWNIQCEIDFGLAKSEVLGKRIEDISPRLAAEMKNVRTAINSRTVQSTPKYMRRENEKIIYEEITVYPLIADGVQGAVIRIDNITSRVNLEEMLVQSEKMMSLGGLAAGMAHEINNPLAGILSSVYNIDNRLFSAMDSNKRIARECGVELEQVQEYLKKRKVPRMLKIIEESGNRAAKIVNNMLSFSRKSEKKMERIDLATLIDNTIELAANDYDLKKLYDFKKIKIVREYDKDLPLVMCESNEMQQVLLNLFKNGAEAMIEKDYGEDKSTFYCRAYKQDNLVVIEIEDNGPGMDEQTKSRIFEPFYTTKPVDKGTGLGLSVSYFIITEQHKGNMFVESAVGEGTKFKIEIPIEKED, encoded by the coding sequence ATGCTATTTTTTATAGGTACGATTCGAAAAAAAATTATGTTTCTAGTTGCCTTGGCAACGATTCCGGTTTTGCTGGCCTTGTTACTGCATGAAATGGAGCAAAGGCGGGAAGATATACGTATGGCAGAACGGGATGTGCGGACATTTCTCCATGGCTTCAGTGAAGTCCAGCGCACCATTAGCAGTTCTACCAAGGCCGTACTTCAGACAGTTGCCGCCCTGCCAGATATCAAACACAAAGATGCGGAAAAATCTGCTATCATCCTAAAAACTCTGCTCAAGGCAAACCCCATCTTCACCAACGTTTTTCTGCTGAACATTGACGGAACGGTAGTTGCTCAGGGCAAAGGCAAAGACAAAGGGTTCAACTTTTCAGATAGGAAACAATTTAAAGACGCACTTTCGTCAGGCAAATTCGCCGCAGGTGAATTCATAATAGGCCGGGAGACTAAAATTTCAGCATTTCCTTTCGGCATACCTGTATTTGATGACAATGGCGAAGCTAACGGAGCTATCATCGTTGGAACAAATCTCAATCATTACAAAGATTTGTTTAATAATTCGGGACTTGAAACAGACGCTTTTTTCGGGATGTGCGACTATCAGGGGAGACGTCTTTTCCGGATTCCAATCTCCAAGAACATGGCCTTAGGACTTCCTATCAAGGATAAAATTTTTAACGCAGCCCACAATACTGATGCTCCGGGCATGGTGGAAGCGTTTACCTCTGACTATATTACTCGCATTGTTGCTTTTGAACCTATCCGTTTGGCTCCGGATACTCCACCATACATGTATATGTTTTTAGGGTTTAACAAAAAATTTGTTGTCTCCGAAGCGAATGAGGCAATGCTTAAAGGAGCAATTCTGGGTATTCTTTCACTATGTTTCGCTCTCGCAGTGACCTGGTTCCTAGGCTACACTACTATAGTATCAAGAATCAAAAAATTGACTCAAGCGACAACCTTATTTGGTCATGGAGATAAAAATGTCAGCAGCGGAGTTGACTATTCAGATGGAGAAATAGGCCAATTAGGACAGGCTTTCGACAACATGGCAGAGCTACTTCACAAAAGAGAAACGGAAGTACGAGCACTGCAAAACTATCTCTCAAATATTGTCGATTCCATGCCGTCAAATATAATTGGTGTTACTGCTGAAGGTGTTATTACTCAATGGAACATCCAGTGTGAAATTGATTTCGGACTTGCTAAGAGTGAAGTTCTAGGAAAAAGGATTGAAGATATTTCTCCGCGCCTTGCTGCTGAAATGAAGAATGTCCGCACAGCAATAAATTCACGAACCGTGCAGAGTACCCCTAAATATATGCGAAGGGAAAACGAGAAAATAATTTATGAAGAAATTACGGTCTACCCGTTGATTGCAGACGGAGTTCAAGGAGCAGTTATCCGCATTGATAATATTACCAGCCGCGTAAACCTTGAAGAGATGCTTGTGCAATCAGAAAAGATGATGTCTTTGGGCGGACTTGCTGCCGGGATGGCTCATGAAATCAATAATCCATTGGCCGGCATTTTATCAAGCGTATATAATATAGACAATCGTTTGTTCAGCGCGATGGATTCCAACAAGCGCATAGCCCGTGAATGTGGTGTTGAGCTTGAGCAGGTGCAGGAATACCTTAAAAAAAGGAAAGTTCCCAGAATGCTCAAAATAATTGAGGAAAGCGGCAACCGGGCGGCAAAGATTGTAAACAATATGCTTAGCTTCAGCCGCAAGAGCGAAAAGAAGATGGAAAGAATTGATCTGGCAACTCTTATCGACAATACCATTGAGCTGGCAGCTAATGACTATGACCTAAAAAAACTTTATGACTTCAAGAAGATAAAGATAGTTAGAGAATATGACAAAGACCTGCCTTTAGTCATGTGTGAAAGCAATGAAATGCAGCAGGTTCTTCTGAACCTTTTTAAAAACGGTGCCGAAGCAATGATTGAAAAAGACTACGGAGAGGATAAGTCCACTTTTTATTGCCGAGCATATAAACAAGACAATCTAGTCGTTATTGAAATTGAAGATAATGGTCCCGGTATGGATGAACAGACCAAATCAAGAATCTTTGAACCTTTTTACACAACCAAACCTGTGGATAAAGGAACCGGACTTGGTCTATCCGTCTCATATTTTATAATAACTGAACAACATAAAGGGAATATGTTTGTTGAGTCTGCTGTTGGAGAAGGGACTAAATTTAAAATCGAAATACCCATAGAAAAGGAAGATTAG
- a CDS encoding aspartate ammonia-lyase, which produces MSESGKCAFRLEKDALGEMEIPAEAYYGIHTRRAMLNFPLSDCRIHERFIRAFGQVKEACAAVNMKLGFLDQRIGKAVLTACKDVSSGKLSSSIVVDPYQGGAGTSTNMNFNEVIANRAIEILGGRHGEYGLVHPVDHVNMHQSTNDVYPTALKVAALALLVDLEKEVSKLQEELQRKESEFSQVVKVGRTQLMDGVPMTMGMTFGAFSDAVARDRWRIFKCRERIKKVNLGGTAVGTGLGAPRDYILQVAGELKNICGLPVSRAENLVDATQNSDSFVEVSGMLKSYATNLMKISNDLRLLSSGPATGLGEIKLPARQCGSSIMAGKINPVIPESVVQVTLQVMGNDQTLTLAASMAQLELNQFMPLLAHNLLNSLSLLVNVTRSFSRNCVQGISPDKERCRMHVESSYALATVLVPVHGYDFVEKLVDSCRKSGRTLRDEMIFQGVAGADEVEELLSPQRLCKQGFTLDEVKGGIRK; this is translated from the coding sequence ATGTCTGAATCCGGAAAATGTGCTTTCCGTTTAGAGAAGGACGCGCTGGGTGAAATGGAGATCCCGGCGGAAGCTTATTACGGCATCCATACCCGGCGGGCTATGCTTAATTTCCCGCTCTCGGATTGCAGAATTCATGAACGGTTTATCCGCGCATTCGGGCAGGTAAAAGAAGCCTGCGCTGCCGTGAATATGAAATTAGGCTTTCTGGATCAAAGGATCGGAAAGGCGGTTCTAACGGCATGCAAAGATGTTTCCTCCGGAAAATTAAGCAGCAGTATAGTGGTCGATCCGTATCAGGGTGGTGCTGGAACTTCCACCAATATGAATTTCAACGAAGTTATAGCCAACAGGGCGATTGAAATATTGGGAGGGAGGCATGGTGAGTACGGGCTGGTTCATCCCGTGGATCATGTAAACATGCATCAATCCACCAATGATGTTTATCCCACGGCTTTAAAGGTTGCGGCTCTCGCGCTGCTTGTTGATCTGGAAAAAGAAGTTTCAAAACTTCAGGAAGAATTACAGCGCAAAGAGTCTGAATTCTCGCAGGTTGTAAAAGTGGGACGGACGCAACTGATGGACGGTGTTCCCATGACAATGGGGATGACCTTCGGGGCTTTTTCAGATGCGGTGGCCCGTGATCGCTGGCGTATCTTCAAGTGCCGTGAAAGGATTAAAAAGGTTAATCTCGGTGGAACTGCCGTTGGAACAGGGCTTGGTGCTCCGCGTGACTATATTCTTCAGGTCGCTGGGGAATTGAAAAATATTTGCGGCTTGCCTGTTTCAAGGGCGGAGAATCTTGTCGATGCCACTCAGAATTCGGATTCTTTTGTAGAGGTATCCGGAATGCTCAAGTCCTATGCAACAAATCTGATGAAGATTTCAAATGATTTGCGATTGCTAAGCAGCGGACCAGCCACCGGCCTTGGAGAGATCAAATTGCCCGCACGTCAATGCGGTTCGTCCATTATGGCCGGAAAGATCAACCCGGTTATACCAGAATCTGTAGTGCAGGTGACCCTGCAGGTGATGGGGAATGATCAGACCTTAACCCTTGCTGCGTCCATGGCCCAACTGGAGCTAAATCAGTTTATGCCACTTCTGGCGCACAATCTTCTTAATTCCTTGAGCCTGCTGGTAAATGTGACTCGGAGTTTTTCCCGCAATTGTGTGCAGGGAATTTCCCCGGATAAGGAGCGCTGCAGGATGCATGTTGAGTCGAGCTATGCTCTGGCAACTGTTTTAGTTCCGGTTCATGGTTATGATTTTGTGGAGAAGCTGGTTGATAGTTGCCGGAAATCCGGGCGAACCCTGCGTGATGAAATGATTTTTCAGGGTGTTGCCGGAGCTGATGAAGTTGAAGAACTTCTATCGCCACAACGGCTTTGCAAGCAGGGATTTACACTGGATGAAGTGAAGGGGGGAATAAGAAAATGA
- the hydF gene encoding [FeFe] hydrogenase H-cluster maturation GTPase HydF — MSNKAPRGVRLVITLVGKRNAGKSSLINAIAGQDVAIVSDQPGTTTDPVAKHYELLPLGPVTFYDTAGLDDAGEVGELRIKSTNKVMMRTDLALIVVGEGGMTNYELELINRLTELDIPYLVAFNKNDLCEPFEADMDYCRQRGIPYYKTSVLEACSIEELKEAIITLAPEEMKRDPVLAGDLFGEGDWVVCVVPIDLAAPKGRLILPQVQVLREILDCDAVGVTVKEREIEETLSSLKRNPALVITDSQVVMSVAGDVPDDIPLTTFSTLFARYKGDLPSLVQGAEAIDSLQDGDTVLMGEACSHHPVADDIGKVKIPRWIRQYTGKDINFVMYSGHDFPEDLERFKLVIHCGACMLNRSEMLRRIKECQRSGVPVTNYGVAISKVQGVLDRVISPFRM; from the coding sequence ATGTCCAATAAGGCTCCGCGCGGTGTGCGGTTGGTGATAACTCTTGTCGGCAAACGCAATGCCGGCAAATCCTCATTGATAAATGCAATTGCCGGGCAGGATGTTGCGATTGTTTCAGACCAGCCCGGAACGACCACTGATCCGGTGGCAAAGCATTATGAGTTGCTCCCTCTCGGGCCGGTCACCTTTTATGATACGGCCGGTCTTGATGATGCCGGAGAAGTCGGTGAATTACGCATAAAATCCACCAATAAGGTTATGATGCGCACTGACCTCGCGCTGATTGTCGTGGGAGAAGGGGGGATGACCAATTATGAGCTGGAGTTGATCAACAGGCTTACTGAATTGGATATTCCGTATCTGGTGGCTTTTAATAAAAACGATCTTTGCGAACCGTTTGAGGCTGATATGGATTACTGCCGTCAGCGTGGTATTCCATACTATAAAACCTCAGTGTTGGAAGCCTGTTCCATCGAGGAACTCAAGGAAGCAATCATCACGCTGGCCCCGGAGGAAATGAAGCGCGACCCAGTCCTCGCCGGGGACCTGTTCGGTGAAGGTGATTGGGTCGTCTGCGTGGTTCCCATTGATCTTGCCGCCCCCAAAGGAAGGCTGATCCTTCCGCAGGTGCAGGTTTTGCGTGAGATTCTTGATTGCGATGCTGTAGGGGTAACTGTGAAAGAGCGCGAGATTGAGGAAACATTGTCGTCCTTGAAGCGCAATCCGGCTTTGGTCATAACGGATTCACAGGTTGTAATGAGCGTTGCCGGGGATGTTCCTGATGATATCCCTCTGACTACTTTTTCCACACTTTTTGCACGCTACAAAGGGGATTTACCCAGTCTTGTACAAGGGGCAGAAGCTATTGATTCCTTGCAGGATGGGGATACCGTTTTGATGGGAGAAGCCTGCTCACATCATCCTGTTGCCGATGATATTGGCAAGGTTAAGATTCCTCGCTGGATTCGCCAGTATACCGGAAAGGATATCAATTTTGTTATGTATTCCGGGCATGATTTCCCGGAAGATTTGGAGCGTTTCAAACTGGTAATCCATTGTGGTGCTTGTATGCTAAACCGCAGTGAGATGCTGCGTCGCATCAAGGAATGTCAACGCAGCGGAGTTCCGGTTACCAATTACGGTGTGGCGATATCGAAAGTCCAGGGAGTGCTTGACCGGGTTATCAGTCCTTTTCGTATGTAG
- the hydE gene encoding [FeFe] hydrogenase H-cluster radical SAM maturase HydE, giving the protein MAVLGRDGIIYYLNGGNDDELYSTADNLRQSSFGQEVYLRAIVEFSNVCNKKCNYCGLRAPNSKVSRYRMGIDEIIESACMAAEAGARTIVLQSGDDFSYSPAQIADIISRIKESHDVAVTLSLGDRSAAEYKQWFNCGADRCLLKLETTDADIYEKIRCGENFHERMELLRSLQEIGYEVGSGIIVGLPDYTVEQLADDLLFLSNLELDMIAAGPFIPHPDTPYSPAVTGDIDISFRFTALARLLNPFSNIPATSALDSFDSEGRKKGLQRGCNVIMPSVTPVGQRKDYNIYPGKNSVSVDVVDTISRAEELVRALDFIPSASKGSSRRMNNVQ; this is encoded by the coding sequence ATGGCTGTGCTTGGGCGTGATGGCATCATTTATTACCTTAATGGCGGGAATGATGATGAATTATATTCCACTGCCGATAATCTGCGGCAGTCTTCTTTTGGTCAGGAAGTATATTTACGGGCCATTGTCGAGTTTTCTAATGTCTGCAATAAAAAATGTAACTATTGCGGGTTGCGCGCTCCAAATTCAAAGGTAAGCCGTTACCGGATGGGCATCGACGAAATTATTGAATCCGCCTGTATGGCAGCTGAAGCCGGCGCGCGTACCATTGTTCTGCAATCCGGGGATGATTTCAGTTATTCGCCTGCTCAGATTGCGGACATCATTTCAAGGATTAAGGAATCCCATGATGTGGCGGTGACTCTTTCACTGGGGGACCGCAGTGCTGCTGAGTATAAGCAATGGTTCAATTGCGGGGCTGATCGGTGTCTGCTCAAGCTTGAAACCACAGATGCTGATATTTATGAAAAAATCAGGTGTGGTGAAAATTTTCATGAGCGTATGGAGTTGCTGAGGTCCTTGCAGGAGATCGGTTATGAAGTAGGGTCCGGTATCATTGTGGGTTTGCCTGACTATACCGTGGAGCAGCTGGCGGATGATCTGCTTTTTCTTAGCAATCTTGAGCTTGATATGATCGCGGCAGGACCGTTTATCCCGCATCCCGATACGCCTTATTCCCCTGCCGTAACCGGTGATATTGATATATCTTTCAGGTTTACAGCTTTGGCCCGTTTGCTCAATCCTTTTTCCAATATTCCTGCGACCTCAGCTCTTGATTCATTTGATTCAGAGGGCAGAAAAAAAGGTTTGCAGCGAGGGTGTAACGTCATCATGCCGTCGGTCACGCCTGTCGGGCAGCGCAAAGATTATAATATTTATCCCGGCAAGAATTCTGTTTCCGTTGATGTTGTCGATACTATTTCCCGAGCTGAAGAATTAGTGCGCGCACTGGATTTTATTCCTTCAGCTTCCAAAGGTTCTTCAAGGAGAATGAATAATGTCCAATAA
- a CDS encoding TM1266 family iron-only hydrogenase system putative regulator — protein MDKRLGIIGITIKDRYKSAPKVNRTLSEHGEIIVGRMGLPFREKGVNVIGIIIEATTDEVGALTGQLGMLQGVKVKSLLV, from the coding sequence ATGGATAAGCGTTTAGGAATTATAGGAATAACCATTAAAGACAGATATAAATCAGCGCCAAAAGTAAACCGGACACTAAGTGAGCACGGTGAAATTATTGTAGGGCGCATGGGTCTTCCTTTCCGCGAAAAGGGCGTGAATGTCATCGGAATAATCATCGAGGCAACCACGGACGAGGTCGGGGCATTGACCGGGCAACTGGGCATGCTTCAAGGCGTAAAAGTCAAATCATTACTCGTGTAG